From the Moorena sp. SIOASIH genome, the window GGACTCAGACTCGGTTATTGCATCGCCCACCCTGAGCGACTCCAACGTTGGCAGCAGTGGCGGGACCCTTGGCCAATCAATACCTTAGCAGCGGCAGCCGCAGCGGCAGTGGTTCAGGATAGAGCATTTCAACAGCAAACCTGGGATTGGTTAGCACCAGCGCGTACGCAACTGTTTCAGGGACTGGCTAAGTTACCTGGTCTCCAACCTTACCCCAGTGCAGCTAACTTCTTGCTAGTACACTCTGAAAAATCCACTTCACAGATCCAAGCACAACTACTCCAACACCATCGGATTCTGATCCGAGATTGCCTAAGCTTCCCGGAATTAGGCGATCGCTTTTTCCGGGTCGCTGTACGTACACAGGCAGATAACCAACGCTTACTAACAGCTTTAGACGCTATCTTGATAAGTTGAAGGTTAGAAGGTTGAAGGTTAGAAGGTTGAAGGTTAGAAGGTTGAAGGTTGTTCGCGTAGCGTGGCCTTTTGGCCAAGGTTGAAGGTTAGAAGGTTGAAGGTTAGAAGGTTGAAAGTTGAAGGTTGTTCGCGTAGCGTGGCCTTTTGGCCAAGGTTGAAGGTTGTTCGCGTAGCGTGGCCTTTTGGCCAAGGTTGCTGGCCGTAGGCGTCTGTTGTCGGGTAGGTTAGATGGTTGTTCGCGTAGCGTGGCCTATTGGCCAAGGTGAAGCGCCTGTAACCTGTAACTTTCAACCGGCTAACCTGTAACTTTAAACCTGTAACCTGTAACCTGTAACTTTAAACCTGTAACCTGTAACTTTCAACCGCGTCACCGCGTCAAATGTAACTTGTAACCTGCTAACCTTCAACTTTTTGACGAATGACCGTTGACTATGACCTAATTATCATTGGTGGCACTCCTGCTGGTTTCTATGCTGCTGTTACGGCTGCTGGTTTAAAGGCTCGTGTGGCTCTGGTAGAGCCTCAGCAAGGACAAACTAGCTGGCTAGGACAGGGGGCTATTTACACCAGAGTATTAAGTGAGATTGGACGTAAGCTTGAGCAGATGCGTGACGCTGCTCAATGGGTTATTTACCCTCAAATAGCTGATTTAACCGAAGCAGATTTTTCACAGACCCAGTTTCCATCCCTACAACTAACTGCAGTGATGGAATGGGCTAATCTGGTGGTTGCCAACTGCTCAGAACAGAATTCTCAAGCTATTTTAGCTGCTTTAGGGATTGATCTAATCACGGGTAAGGGTGAATTTTGCCGACTGCCTCACCTCGGTTTTGTAGTCAACAATCGACGTTTGCGGTCTCGTGCCTATCTGATCGCTACTGGCTCTCGCCCAGTTATTCCCGATATCAAAGGGTTACAGACCATAGACTATTTCACACCAAACGATATCTGGCAAAAAGTGTTGAAGGTTGGAAGGTTGAAGGGTGAACGGGAGTTGAAAGTTGGAAGGTTCAAGGTTGAAGGGGAGTTGAAGGTTGGAAGGTTCAAGGTTGAAGGGGAGTTGAAGGTTGGAAATGAAAACCAGCAACCTAAAAACCAGCAACCCGATAATCAGCAACCTGAAAACCAGCAACCTGAAAACCAGCAACCCGATCACCTTGGCCAAAAGGCCACGCTACGCGAACAACCTTGGCCAAAAGGCCACGCTTCGCGAACAACCTCCCAACCTTCACTACCCAAAAGCTGGGTAGTGATTGGGGATGAGCCTATTGCTCCAGAACTAGCTCAGACTTTAGCTAGACTCGGTTGTGAGGTAACGTTGGTGGTCAGTACTACCCGTATTTTGTTCCAAGAAGACCTAGAAGCATCTAGGCTCATACAAGCTCAGTTAGAAGCTGAGGGAATTCGGGTTCTGACGGATAGTCCAGTTGATCAGGTCAGAGAGATTGAGGGGAAAACCTGGGTTCAGGCTGGTAATAAGGCGATTGAAGCTGATGCGATTTTACTAGCTACGGGTGAGCAACCCAATGTGGAATCCTTAAATCTAGAAGGGGTTGGGATAAAGTACACTCAGCAGGGTCTTCAGCTCAATCAGAAGCTACAAACGACTAATCCCCGCATCTATAGCTGTGGCAAGATGGCTGCTGGTTATCCCTGTGCCCATATTGCCCAGTATCAAGCCAGCATTGCCCTGAAGAATGCATTGTTTTTCCCCTGCTTTAAGGTGGATTATCACGGGATTCCCTGGACAATCTTAACTGAACCCCAACTAGCACGGGTAGGTCTGACAGAAGTAGAAGCTAGAAAGCGCTATGGCAAGAATGTATGGGTGATGCGAGAATATTTCAAAGGGTTAGATCAGGCTCAGCTCCTGGGGCAAACCACTGGGTATATGAAACTGGTAGTGCAGCGCAATGGCACAATTTTAGGAGCAACCATAGTTGGATCACAAGCAACAGAATTAATTGGGGAAATTACCCTAGCGATTCAGCAGAAAGTTAACTTGGGTCTGTTGGCAAATGTCTATTATCCCTATCCCACGTTGTCAGAGATTTTTAAGAAAACAGCAATCGAGTGGCAGCACCAACGCATTAGTCGTAATCAGACCTTAAAAAACTTTCTGGAAGGCTTCTTTAACTTACGGCGTAGTTGGTCAAGGTAACTAACTCACCGTTGAACTCTGCTTTCTTATGTCCGTTATAATTTCTAGCATTTAACGGACAGAGGAAAGTGGTAATAAAGATCAATGTTGATTACCATTACCTCAAGCTTAAACCTTTAACCTTTAACATTTAACATTCAAGCTTCAACTTTTGCATTCAAATGACAGCAATCAGCAAACCAACTCAATTCCAGTACAAACCCCTGCACAAGCCTAATCAACTGATTTACGGTACAGGTCAAACGGCGGTGATTACGGGATGGACGATCAAAGAAGCGATCGCAAAAAAGTTAAACCCTTCGGAGTTTGCTGTGGTGGGACAGTTATACAGTCCTACCCGGGGAATTAGTCTGCTCATTCGTAATCTCCTCGCTAATCCCCATGTGCGCTACTTAGTGATTCTCAACGCTACGAAGGAAGACCGAAATGCTGGCAGTGGGACTTGCTTGCTGGACTTCTTCCGCCATGGGGTTGAAGAAGGGACTAGTGATACTGGTCGTCACTGCTGGGTGATTCGCTCCTCTATCAAAGGTTATATTGACATTGAAATTCCCTTACTGACCCTAGAACAACTCAGAAGGGAACTTTCTGTGGCAGAGGCTGATTCCATTACCCAAGCCGTTAGTCTGGTAAAGTCTTATGGCCTCAACACTCAAGACCCCTGGGGAACACCGTTGGAATTTGCCATGGCCGATGGTGTCGGGGAATCTGGCTGTGCCCCCCTACAACCAGGACCGCGCTACGGACATCGCATTGAAGGACGAACGATAGCTGAAACTTGGGTTAAAATAATTCATCGCATTAAAACTACCGGCACCATTCGACCCACGGGTTATGACGGATATTGGCAAGAGCTAATTGATTTAATGGCAGTAGTAACGGCAGAACCTCCTCAATTTTACTTTCCTCAGCCCAATTATTTACCATGCGATCGCGAATTTATCCAAGATTACATTCATCAAATCCTGGACGACGCACCCGTACAAGAAGGGGTAAAGTATACTTACGGTCAACGTCTACGTTCTTGGTTTGGACGTGACCAAATCGAGCAAGTCATCACCAAACTCATTGGTGAAATTGATTCCGCCAGTGCAGTGATTTCCCTGTGGGATGTCAAAGACCATGAGAAAGGGGGCAGTCCTTGTCTGAATCACATCTGGCTGAGAGTTGTGGATAATGAATTGTCCCTAACGGCCACATTGAGAAGTAATGATATGTTTAGCGCTTGGCCAGCTAATGCCTTTGGACTCAGAGCCCTACAGCAGTATATTAAAGACCAAATTGCTAAGCGCGGGGGTATTCAATTAAAAATGGGACCGCTGATTACCGTTAGTCAAAGTGCTCATATTTATGATGATTGTTATGACTATGCTAATCGGATTATTCAAAATCACTATCAAAAAATTATCAATTCAGAACAGAAACAGTATGCTGATCCCATTGGTAATTTCTTGATTGAAACGGAAAATACTGATATTATAGTGAAGCATACAACTACTGGTAGCGGCGAAGTAATTGCTAAGTATTATGGAAAAAAACCCATCAGTTTAGCTAGGGAAATTTGTAGTGATAATCCATCAATCCAACCTAGTCATGCGGTCTATTTAGGAATAGAATTAGAAAAAGCTTGGATAGCTATAAAAGAAGACAAAATTTATCAGCAATTATAGTTTTTGTTAATACTTATGATATACAAAATCCTGGGTTTTAGGAATTAGGTAGTAGGGAGTGACCCATGGAAAAATTGACTGTACCTCATGACCAGGATAAGTTCTTGATAAGCATCAACTATAGATAACCTAAAAAACGAGGTTTGGTGTAAAAAATAACCAAAGACAGTTTGGTAAATAATTATTGGTAGGTAGGTAGTATGACAAATTATAGCAATCGCAGGAAAGGTTAAAACATGTTTATATTAACTTTTTACTGCTCCCTGCTACTTGTTATATGTTCCCTTAAAAAAAGATGATATTTTATGGAATCAACTATACTTAGTATAGTGCTATAAAATTGACAAATTAAAATTTAAATTACCAATGACTAATGAAAGACCAAACTGGGATGAATATTTTTTAATGATGGCTAAGCTAGCAGCTACTCGCTCAACCTGTTTAGCCTTTCCTGTAGGAGCAGTGATTGTTAAAAACAATCAGATTTTAGCAACAGGTTACAATGGTTCCCCATCTGGCTCAAGTCATTGCACAGCTCAGGGATACTGCTATCCTGGACTAAGTAGCTGCGATGCCTCTCGTACCATGCCATCCCGAGCTGTTCATGCTGAAGCGAATGCGATCGCGTTTGCAGCCAAACATGGTATTGCCACTGCTGGAGCCAGTATTTATGTCACCCTAGAACCCTGTGTCTCTTGCTTAAAGTTAATCATTTCAGCTGGCATAAACAAAGTTTTTTATGAGACTATCTTCAATAGTGGAGAGAAAGCTCTAGTTAGAGATCATTTTATGAAAGAGGGCTTGGTTAGCCTAAACCAAATCCAGTTAAGTGAAGAAACAGCTAAACGAGCAGCTTCATTTCTCCTCAATCCAACATCTGTTCCTAAGTTGTCGAATCCAATTATCTAACACAATTACACAATTATTAACGGTGACTAGCTCGATACTATTGTAATAATTTTTGTTTCCTACTCCCTACTTCCTACTCCCTACTCCCTACTCCCTACTCCCTTTGCGATATAACTTATGTCTTGGCAGCGTCCTGATAACCGACAAGCGGATCAACTACGTCCCATTTTGTTTGAGCGAGAATTTACCCGCTATGCTCTTGGTTCCGTCCTAGCTCACTATGGTGAGACCAAAGTACTTTGTACCGTGACGGTTCAGGAGGAAGTACCCCGATTTCTCAAAGATACTGGCAGCGGCTGGCTAACCGCTGAGTATAGGATGTTACCAGGAGCAACACCGGAACGCCAAAGACGGGAAGTTCTCAAGCTTTCCGGTCGAACTCAGGAAATTCAGCGGCTAATCGGACGTAGTTTACGGGCTGCTGTTGATCTCAAAGCCTTGGGCGAGAGGACATTAACGGTGGATGCAGATGTTCTACAGGCGGATGCAGGTACCCGCACTACTGCCATTACTGGGGGATATGTTGCTCTGGTGGATGCTATCGATCAACTGGTTAAAACGGGAGTACTAGAGCGATCACCTTTAATTCACCAAGTTGCTGCTGTCTCGGTCGGTTTATTGGAGGGTGAGCCGTTTTTAGACCTCAACTATCTCGAAGATGTGGCGGCTGAGGTGGATTTTAATGTAGTGATGAACGACCAAATGGGTATTATTGAGGTTCAGGGAACAGCGGAGTCAGGGGCTTATACTCGCCATCAACTCAATCAGTTGATGGACGTAGCAGAAAAAGGTATTAAGGAGTTGTTAGAAGCACAGCGCTAGCAGAAACATAGTGCTGAGTACTGAGTAGGAACTCCTGCAACCTAGCTATTAATTTCCGGAAAATTCCGGAAATTACAGGGATTTGACCAGGTGTTAAGTTTCTGAGGCTGAGGATTCACTAATCATCGGTGACAAGTAAGCCACAAGGGCACCAAGAACGAAACCAATAATATTGCGCAATAGTGGCAATAAATCGGAGGTGCGTGTCACCACAGGTCCAATACCGAAGGCAATAAACAGGATACCCCAAAGTGGCGACAAAATCAAAGCCCATTGCCAAGCGAAAACCTGTTCCCGTTTGCGGGGGATAGCCGCAAATCCAAAAATCACTCCTCCGAGAGTAGAAGTAATTAGGGTCAGAATCCACTGTTCCCGTGGTAGTCCAGGTACCACCCGACATCCCCCTTGGCGCAGGCATTGCTTGACCGTATTTAGGGATTCGATAATGGATTGGTTTTCGCCATTGTCCCGTACAAAGTAGAGATTACCAAATCGGGTTTGCAACTCTACCCAAAATGTACGGGGAAGGAATTCATACAGGGCATCACCCACGTTAAACCCTAGGATATTACCACCTCGGGCGTCAGCAATCAGTAACACACTTTTGTCGTTAAGTCCCCAAAACTCTTTGACTGCCCGACCAGGGGTGCGGTCATATTGGGTCAAAACTCGGAGTTTCCAGCCAGTTTCCTCCTCAAAGCTTTCTAAATCTTGGATTAGTCTCTGCTCTTGAAGCTCTGGAATAAAGTTCGCTAAATCAATGACTGGTGTTTGAACCTTGGGCAGTAACTCAGGATTGTCGTAAGCCTTTGCCTCAGGAGCAATCGCCCACATAGAACAAGCTAGGAACAGTGCTGCCAGGGATACTAAAATTCGTTTTGGAAACAGATACTGCATAGTTATTTTCAACCGGCAATGGACAGTATGCTTATCTTTTAGATAAAGAATCAAGTAAAACTAAGCATTTCTTTACACTTGTTTACTTTATTCTAATCTTGGTTGCGATCGCAAAATGTTCGATCGCGTAGCGTGACCTACGGTCAATCTTGTACAGTACAGGGATGATTGACAGGGGTAAGTTTCTGACATCAGGGTCAAACAGGGAGTGTGGGAAGTGTGGGAGGTGTGGGAGGTGTGGGAGGAGAAGGGAGTGTAGGTTGGTTACATGTTGAATTGCCAGAACTATCTCCAGTTAGCGGCTGGATTCCATCAGGTGGTGATCAAAAATAAACCTGTAGAATTAGAATCAGAATTAGGGGTTAAATTAAACAGTATTGTAGAGGGTAAAATAGCCAGGTAATGCAGTAATTACTTAAAATTGAGAGCGATATTCTTTTTACGATTGGCCATAGGCCACGCTACGCGAAGGTTTATAATAAGGTAAAAGCATTAGCAATTAAGAATAAAATTTAAATTACTAATTAACCTAATTAACCTAATTAACCTAATTAACAATTCCCAAAGGATAATGGTAGAAACAATCGTAGCCCAAGATATTTCTCTGCCTCAATTGAAGGACAAATTTGGACTAGAGGCCAATACAGATGAGCAATTGTTTCCAGAGTGGCAAGAGGATTTACCAGAACTAAATGAGCTAGAAAAGCAATGGCTAGATCGGGTCAAGGATGACTATCTCCACTTATCCCAGTACCCCATGGTAGAACCGATTGTCAAAATGGTGGTGCTGTCTCCATTGTTGAGAGTTGCTGATTTTTATCGCCCACCCTTCTATATCCTTGCTGAAAAAGACGTACAAATTTCATCGGAAGATCACGAAACGATTGTCAGGGGACGAATTGATATTTTGATTTGCCAACCTCAGTTTTGGATAGTGGTGATTGAAGCGAAACGAGCAGAATACTCTTTAAAGGTAGGGATACCACAAGCTCTAGCTTATATGTTGGCTAATCCTGAGCTACAAAAGCCTGCTTT encodes:
- a CDS encoding NAD(P)/FAD-dependent oxidoreductase, whose product is MTVDYDLIIIGGTPAGFYAAVTAAGLKARVALVEPQQGQTSWLGQGAIYTRVLSEIGRKLEQMRDAAQWVIYPQIADLTEADFSQTQFPSLQLTAVMEWANLVVANCSEQNSQAILAALGIDLITGKGEFCRLPHLGFVVNNRRLRSRAYLIATGSRPVIPDIKGLQTIDYFTPNDIWQKVLKVGRLKGERELKVGRFKVEGELKVGRFKVEGELKVGNENQQPKNQQPDNQQPENQQPENQQPDHLGQKATLREQPWPKGHASRTTSQPSLPKSWVVIGDEPIAPELAQTLARLGCEVTLVVSTTRILFQEDLEASRLIQAQLEAEGIRVLTDSPVDQVREIEGKTWVQAGNKAIEADAILLATGEQPNVESLNLEGVGIKYTQQGLQLNQKLQTTNPRIYSCGKMAAGYPCAHIAQYQASIALKNALFFPCFKVDYHGIPWTILTEPQLARVGLTEVEARKRYGKNVWVMREYFKGLDQAQLLGQTTGYMKLVVQRNGTILGATIVGSQATELIGEITLAIQQKVNLGLLANVYYPYPTLSEIFKKTAIEWQHQRISRNQTLKNFLEGFFNLRRSWSR
- a CDS encoding thymidylate synthase, whose amino-acid sequence is MTAISKPTQFQYKPLHKPNQLIYGTGQTAVITGWTIKEAIAKKLNPSEFAVVGQLYSPTRGISLLIRNLLANPHVRYLVILNATKEDRNAGSGTCLLDFFRHGVEEGTSDTGRHCWVIRSSIKGYIDIEIPLLTLEQLRRELSVAEADSITQAVSLVKSYGLNTQDPWGTPLEFAMADGVGESGCAPLQPGPRYGHRIEGRTIAETWVKIIHRIKTTGTIRPTGYDGYWQELIDLMAVVTAEPPQFYFPQPNYLPCDREFIQDYIHQILDDAPVQEGVKYTYGQRLRSWFGRDQIEQVITKLIGEIDSASAVISLWDVKDHEKGGSPCLNHIWLRVVDNELSLTATLRSNDMFSAWPANAFGLRALQQYIKDQIAKRGGIQLKMGPLITVSQSAHIYDDCYDYANRIIQNHYQKIINSEQKQYADPIGNFLIETENTDIIVKHTTTGSGEVIAKYYGKKPISLAREICSDNPSIQPSHAVYLGIELEKAWIAIKEDKIYQQL
- a CDS encoding dCMP deaminase family protein; translation: MTNERPNWDEYFLMMAKLAATRSTCLAFPVGAVIVKNNQILATGYNGSPSGSSHCTAQGYCYPGLSSCDASRTMPSRAVHAEANAIAFAAKHGIATAGASIYVTLEPCVSCLKLIISAGINKVFYETIFNSGEKALVRDHFMKEGLVSLNQIQLSEETAKRAASFLLNPTSVPKLSNPII
- the rph gene encoding ribonuclease PH codes for the protein MSWQRPDNRQADQLRPILFEREFTRYALGSVLAHYGETKVLCTVTVQEEVPRFLKDTGSGWLTAEYRMLPGATPERQRREVLKLSGRTQEIQRLIGRSLRAAVDLKALGERTLTVDADVLQADAGTRTTAITGGYVALVDAIDQLVKTGVLERSPLIHQVAAVSVGLLEGEPFLDLNYLEDVAAEVDFNVVMNDQMGIIEVQGTAESGAYTRHQLNQLMDVAEKGIKELLEAQR
- a CDS encoding TPM domain-containing protein is translated as MQYLFPKRILVSLAALFLACSMWAIAPEAKAYDNPELLPKVQTPVIDLANFIPELQEQRLIQDLESFEEETGWKLRVLTQYDRTPGRAVKEFWGLNDKSVLLIADARGGNILGFNVGDALYEFLPRTFWVELQTRFGNLYFVRDNGENQSIIESLNTVKQCLRQGGCRVVPGLPREQWILTLITSTLGGVIFGFAAIPRKREQVFAWQWALILSPLWGILFIAFGIGPVVTRTSDLLPLLRNIIGFVLGALVAYLSPMISESSASET
- a CDS encoding type I restriction endonuclease; translation: MVETIVAQDISLPQLKDKFGLEANTDEQLFPEWQEDLPELNELEKQWLDRVKDDYLHLSQYPMVEPIVKMVVLSPLLRVADFYRPPFYILAEKDVQISSEDHETIVRGRIDILICQPQFWIVVIEAKRAEYSLKVGIPQALAYMLANPELQKPAFGFVTNGGEFIFIKLIRQDKLQYAFSNQFSVLNRGNDLYTVARVLKHLGHLVRQ